The following are from one region of the Saccharomyces kudriavzevii IFO 1802 strain IFO1802 genome assembly, chromosome: 12 genome:
- the SKDI12G4870 gene encoding uncharacterized protein (similar to Saccharomyces cerevisiae YLR460C), translating to MSTSIPETMKAVVIENGKAVVKEGVPIPKLEEGFVLIKTFAVAGNPTDWAHIEYKVGPPDSILGCDAAGQVVELGPGVNPEDFPVGDYIYGFIHGSSVRFPSNGAFAEYSAISTAFAYKSFNGLKLCGENSLPSGPIRSLEGAATIPVSLTTAGLVLTNNLGLSLEWEPSTPQRDHPILLWGGATSLGQLIIQLAKKLNGFTKIIVVASRKHEEQLKEYGADELFDYHDFDVVEQIKKKYNNIPYLVDCVANQNTLQQVYKCAADKLDATIVELTNLGEENVEKENRRLNVTIDKTRLYAIGGHEIPFGGVIFPADPEARTAAIKFVKFINPRINDGKIHHIPVKIYKNGLYDIPRIIEDIKKGKNSGEKLVAVLN from the coding sequence ATGTCAACCTCGATTCCAGAAACCATGAAGGCTGTCGTCATTGAAAACGGTAAAGCTGTTGTTAAAGAAGGTGTTCCCATTCCTAAATTGGAGGAGGGTTTCGTTTTGATTAAGACATTCGCTGTTGCTGGTAACCCGACTGATTGGGCACACATTGAATACAAGGTCGGCCCTCCAGACTCTATCTTGGGTTGCGATGCTGCCGGCCAAGTTGTCGAATTGGGTCCAGGCGTCAATCCTGAAGACTTTCCTGTTGGAGATTATATTTACGGGTTTATCCACGGTTCCTCCGTAAGATTCCCCTCCAATGGTGCTTTTGCTGAGTATTCTGCCATTTCGACCGCGTTTGCCTACAAATCATTCAACGGGCTTAAATTGTGCGGTGAGAATAGTCTACCTTCGGGTCCTATCAGATCCCTGGAAGGTGCTGCCACTATCCCAGTGTCACTGACCACAGCCGGCTTGGTGTTGACGAATAATTTAGGCTTGAGCTTGGAATGGGAGCCATCTACTCCACAAAGGGACCATCCTATCTTACTATGGGGTGGCGCAACTTCACTAGGCCAATTAATCATTCAACTagccaaaaaattgaacgGTTTCACCAAGATCATTGTTGTCGCCTCTCGGAAGCACGAAGAGCAATTGAAAGAATATGGTGCCGACGAATTATTTGATTATCACgattttgatgttgttgaacaaatcaagaagaaatataacAACATTCCATATTTGGTCGATTGTGTCGCTAATCAAAATACGCTTCAACAAGTGTATAAATGCGCGGCCGATAAGTTGGATGCCACCATTGTCGAACTAACTAATTTGGGCGAAGAAAACGtcgaaaaggaaaacaggAGACTAAACGTGACCATTGACAAAACAAGGCTGTATGCAATAGGTGGCCACGAAATTCCCTTCGGAGGGGTCATTTTCCCAGCCGACCCCGAGGCCAGGACTGCTGCCATCAAATTCgtcaaatttatcaaccCAAGAATTaatgatggaaaaattcacCATATTCCAGTTAAGATCTACAAAAACGGACTATACGACATTCCTCGTATAATCGAAGACATtaaaaaaggtaaaaattCTGGTGAAAAGCTAGTTGCCGTATTGAACTAG
- the NBP1 gene encoding Nbp1p (similar to Saccharomyces cerevisiae NBP1 (YLR457C) and YPR174C; ancestral locus Anc_7.531), producing the protein MLESVQGLWRDFFGVRDDGRKREYGSLDEVRRRSALRNKRKHTRSTGKSMLRRPRKVADRKPQESLDKGREKTSKRRLARIFQTIKDVFSNDNEDMSKMQSICGDMTRILKKPPQGRPSYMDASTAKSRILRSGAFKRKISELKYNKQRISELRNESSDASSRTNANQSLYLDREMLLQRQIRNRDEKIRSLESKLQSLQDKLNYSNEKYRILEDLLDSSNIDPSYTKSRRAMSNLAKENGEIKPLKIDISPSPIRRTNSLFTSSPMKTYMRDGKIPKMKPLHEIISADCPTPPYRSRETERADETLSPISVDFSSYLS; encoded by the coding sequence ATGCTAGAATCTGTACAGGGATTATGGAGGGATTTTTTTGGGGTACGAGATGACGGCaggaaaagagaatatGGATCTCTAGATGAAGTAAGAAGACGATCTGCATTGAGAAATAAGCGAAAGCATACGCGTTCTACGGGGAAAAGCATGTTAAGAAGACCAAGAAAGGTGGCAGATAGGAAACCTCAAGAAAGTCTTGATAAAGGTAGAGAGAAGACATCTAAGCGAAGACTGGCGAGGATATTTCAGACAATCAAGGATGTTTTTTCTAATGATAATGAGGATATGAGCAAAATGCAAAGTATATGCGGCGACATGACTAGAATCCTGAAGAAGCCCCCTCAGGGAAGACCCTCATACATGGATGCAAGTACTGCCAAATCTAGGATTCTAAGAAGTGGTGCcttcaagagaaaaatatcagAGTTGAAATACAATAAACAACGGATTAGCGAGTTGAGGAATGAAAGTTCTGATGCGTCTTCCAGAACGAATGCGAATCAATCATTATACCTAGATAGAGAAATGCTTCTACAGCGACAAATAAGGAACAGAGacgaaaaaataagatcCTTGGAAAGCAAATTACAATCACTACAAGATAAATTAAATTATTCGAATGAGAAGTATAGGATTCTGGAAGATTTATTAGATTCTTCAAACATTGACCCGTCATATACCAAATCTAGAAGAGCCATGTCGAATCTAGCCAAAGAAAACGGTGAGATAAAGCCCCTAAAAATTGACATTTCACCTTCTCCAATAAGAAGAACGAATTCATTATTCACTTCAAGCCCTATGAAAACATATATGCGAGATGGAAAAATACCAAAGATGAAGCCATTACACGAAATTATATCCGCCGATTGTCCAACTCCACCCTATCGTTCAAGAGAAACTGAAAGGGCGGATGAAACACTTTCGCCAATCTCAgtagatttttcaagttacctatcttga
- the SKDI12G4880 gene encoding SRP1/TIP1 family protein, giving the protein MVKLTSIAAGVAAIAAGVAAAPATTTLAQSDERVNLVELGVYVSDIRAHLAQYYLFQAAHPTETYPVEVAQAVFNYGDFTTMLTGIAPDQVTRMITGVPWYSTRLRPAISSALSADGIYTAIPK; this is encoded by the coding sequence atggtcaaattaacttcaatcgctgctggtgtcgccgctatcgctgctggtgtcgccgCCGCCCCAGCCACTACCACCCTGGCTCAATCCGACGAAAgagtcaacttggttgaattaGGTGTCTATgtttctgatatcagagctcacttggcccaatactacttgttccaagcTGCCCACCCAACTGAAACCTACCCAGTCGAAGTCGCTCAAGCTGTCTTCAATTACGGTGACTTCACCACGATGTTGACCGGTATTGCTCCAGACCAAGTgaccagaatgatcactGGTGTCCCATGGTACTCCACTAGATTGAGACCAGCCATCTCTAGCGCTTTATCTGCAGACGGTATCTACACTGCTATTCCAAAATAG
- the SKDI12G4900 gene encoding SRP1/TIP1 family protein, producing the protein MVKLTSIAAGVAALAAGASATTTLAQSDERVNLVELGVYVSDIRAHLAQYYLFQAAHPTETYPVEVAQAVFNYGDFTTMLTGIAPDQVTRMITGVPWYSTRLRPAISSALSADGIYTIAN; encoded by the coding sequence atggtcaaattaacttcaatcgctgctggtgtcgccgCTCTAGCTGCTGGTGCCtctgccaccaccaccTTAGCTCAATCCGACGAAAgagtcaacttggttgaattgggtgtctacgtctctgatatcagagctcacttggcccaatactacttgttccaagccgCTCACCCAACTGAAACCTACCCAGTCGAAGTCGCTCAAGCTGTTTTCAACTACGGTGACTTCACCACGATGTTGACCGGTATTGCTCCAGACCAAGTgaccagaatgatcactGGTGTCCCATGGTACTCTACCAGATTGAGACCAGCCATCTCCAGTGCTCTATCTGCAGACGGTATCTACACCATCGCCAACTAG
- the GAB1 gene encoding GPI-anchor transamidase subunit GAB1 (similar to Saccharomyces cerevisiae GAB1 (YLR459W); ancestral locus Anc_7.538), whose product MDSTGFKVALGCIAIRLAVICLFPSLQQQLDQSVEFSTPVTSFRSLQEGLYLLRNNIQVYNHGVVHHPPILVFFLSLFTSGTSISLIYAFIDGLIAYQLTKMTKVFKNLRVKSWLPGLLYAVNPLVLLSCISRSSIIFTNFFISSSLYCLLTEGNVILSSVMISVSGYLSLYSILLLIPLLGMLKNWRQRMFSVVVSALSLSILLLLSYTMSGKSWSFLSQVYGSAISFEKVFPNLGLWWYFFIEMFDTFIPFFKAVFNIFIVAFIAPFTLRYHKQPFYAFILCIGWIALTKPYPSLGDAGFFFSFLPFFAPLFGYLRYPIISALLFLHAIVLAPIFYHLWVVLGSGNSNFFYAISLVYALAIASILVDLNWAMLRIEYDNGVPNFKLKVTQI is encoded by the coding sequence ATGGATTCTACAGGATTTAAGGTAGCCCTAGGCTGTATAGCTATTCGTTTGGCTGTGATCTGCCTTTTCCCCTCGTTGCAACAACAATTAGACCAATCCGTAGAATTTTCAACACCCGTAACCTCATTTAGGTCACTACAGGAAGGATTATATCTACTGCGAAACAACATTCAAGTATATAATCATGGGGTGGTTCATCATCCTCCAATTTTGGTCTTTTTCCTATCCCTTTTCACTTCTGGCACGTCAATCTCACTCATATACGCCTTCATTGATGGATTGATTGCATATCAGTTGACGAAAATGACTAAGGTTTTCAAGAACCTAAGGGTGAAAAGCTGGCTACCAGGACTCCTTTATGCTGTAAATCCCTTGGTCCTACTATCCTGCATTAGCCGGTCATCAATCATATTCactaatttcttcatttccTCGTCATTGTATTGCTTATTAACCGAAGGCAATGTTATTTTATCCTCTGTTATGATTTCCGTGTCAGGATACTTGTCGCTATATTCCATTCTGCTCTTAATTCCGCTATTAGGTATGCTCAAAAACTGGAGACAAAGAATGTTCTCTGTCGTCGTTTCCGCATTATCCTTATCAATTCTGCTATTATTAAGCTATACTATGTCAGGCAAAAGTTGGTCATTTTTGTCACAAGTTTATGGATCTGCCAtaagttttgaaaaagttttcCCCAATCTAGGTTTGTGGTGGTACTTTTTTATTGAGATGTTTGACACCTTTATACCGTTCTTTAAGGCTgtattcaatatttttattgtagCATTCATAGCGCCATTTACATTGCGCTATCACAAGCAGCCATTCTACGCATTTATTTTGTGTATTGGATGGATCGCTCTAACGAAACCATATCCCTCCCTAGGTGATGCcggttttttcttcagcttcttaCCCTTTTTTGCACCATTATTTGGTTATCTAAGGTACCCCATCATATCAGCATTGCTATTTCTACACGCAATTGTTTTGGCCCccattttttatcatctgTGGGTTGTTTTAGGTTCAGGTAACagtaactttttttatgcTATTTCTCTTGTTTATGCCTTGGCTATAGCATCTATTTTAGTTGACTTGAACTGGGCAATGCTGAGAATTGAATACGATAATGGTGTGcccaatttcaaattgaaaGTAACACAAATCtga
- the COS3 gene encoding Cos3p, which produces MKDTEIEDEEKLLSSEQVASYRIVLPKKVFRNRFTWSCYEIYRSLTFRIWLLLWLSLIAWWEISAVWIYPFIAFVLLFLGVISLPAIQISCGKCAISKQLIQFSKEIIENTPGTHADDWDAIAVNLNSYMYENKLWKTEYLFFDGSHCQEAFRTTILEPFSLKKDDDAKLKSFGDSVPYIEKALEFYFAEVNKEWEPSLSTTNSTDAQLPREIYRFKLTWVFKRIFRLRSLLLALFHSVFIFAKWNWGLLFRVLYLGGIFFIMVMQDFQNMVGAWMKMEHKKQFLSTIINEQDIGAKGWDKIAKIMNRYLFEQKAWRNEEYFFDGIDCQRFFEGNFVSLLSCKKTSSNVSLDVELWPYIRQAQSSCSDEHLV; this is translated from the coding sequence atGAAAGATactgaaattgaagatgaagaaaaactgtTATCCTCCGAGCAAGTTGCATCTTATAGGATCGTTCTACCCAAGAAAGTATTCAGAAATAGGTTTACTTGGTCCTGCTATGAGATTTACAGGTCCCTAACTTTTCGTATCTGGTTACTATTATGGTTATCGCTTATAGCCTGGTGGGAAATATCCGCTGTTTGGATATATCCGTTTATAGCCTTTGTTCTTCTGTTTCTAGGGGTCATAAGTTTGCCCGCCATTCAAATATCATGTGGTAAATGTGCCATATCAAAACAACTTATtcaattttccaaagaaatcatcGAAAACACTCCAGGTACACATGCCGATGATTGGGACGCTATTGCAGTAAATCTCAACTCATATATGTATGAAAACAAACTCTGGAAAACAGAAtacttattttttgatggttCGCACTGTCAAGAAGCATTCAGAACAACCATTTTAgagccattttctttaaagaaagatgatgatgctAAGCTTAAGTCCTTCGGAGATTCAGTCCCatacattgaaaaagctttggaattttattttgcgGAGGTCAACAAAGAGTGGGAACCGTCATTGAGTACTACAAATTCGACAGACGCTCAACTTCCCAGGGAAATTTACCGTTTCAAGCTTACTTGGGTTTTCAAGAGGATTTTTCGGCTTCGGTCTTTACTGCTGGCCCTTTTTCATTCGGTCTTTATCTTCGCTAAATGGAATTGGGGCCTTCTGTTTCGCGTCTTGTACCTCGGaggcattttcttcataatGGTGATGCaagatttccaaaatatgGTAGGTGCatggatgaaaatggaaCATAAAAAGCAATTCTTGTCAACTATCATAAATGAGCAAGATATTGGCGCCAAAGGATGGGATAAGATCGCAAAGATAATGAATAGATACTTGTTCGAGCAGAAAGCTTGGAGGAATGAGGAATACTTCTTCGATGGAATTGACTGTCAACGGTTCTTTGAGGGCAACTTTGTCAGTCTTTTATCTTGCAAAAAAACATCCTCGAACGTATCATTGGATGTTGAACTATGGCCATACATTCGGCAAGCGCAATCTTCCTGTTCTGATGAGCATTTGGTGTAg